One segment of Streptosporangium brasiliense DNA contains the following:
- a CDS encoding C39 family peptidase, protein MRVLSVFVSAVLLTTTFTAAAASSAAAEAKPPPGPVNVVYQRAAFTTGTAEGVTAGDGLSFASPAGTTSYTDALGTRTWEYARWTGPEQQVGFAATELIASWTADTPPGSWLQVEMRGRHAAGLTKWYVMGRWAYGEADIRRTSVPGQADADGTVSVDTFVAAAGRAVTAYQLRVTLHRTPGSAVTPKVRTLGAMASAVPERKTVPVSPGGGAWGTELNVPRRSQSIHQGHYPEWDGGGQAWCSPTSTTMVLGYWGRWPSAQDTSWVDPSDPNPEVDYAARYTYDHAYQGAGNWPFNTAYAGRYGMEGFITRLRSLTELERLIAAGIPVITSQSFKKGELPGAGYGTDGHIMVVVGFTATGDVIANDPASPSNDAVRRIYPRADFENIWLRSSSSGGVVYVIHPPGHALPPTVPGLPANW, encoded by the coding sequence ATGCGCGTGCTGAGCGTGTTCGTCTCCGCCGTCCTGCTGACCACGACCTTCACGGCCGCCGCCGCGAGCTCCGCCGCGGCCGAGGCGAAACCTCCACCCGGCCCGGTGAACGTCGTCTACCAGCGGGCCGCCTTCACCACGGGCACCGCCGAAGGCGTGACGGCCGGAGACGGCCTGTCCTTCGCCTCCCCGGCCGGGACGACCTCCTACACCGACGCGCTCGGCACCAGGACCTGGGAGTACGCCCGCTGGACCGGCCCGGAACAGCAGGTCGGCTTCGCCGCGACGGAGCTGATCGCCTCCTGGACCGCCGACACCCCGCCCGGTAGCTGGCTGCAGGTCGAGATGCGCGGCCGCCACGCGGCCGGGCTGACCAAGTGGTACGTCATGGGCCGCTGGGCCTACGGCGAGGCCGACATCCGGCGCACCTCGGTGCCGGGCCAGGCCGACGCCGACGGCACCGTGTCCGTCGACACCTTCGTCGCGGCGGCGGGCAGGGCGGTCACCGCCTACCAGCTGCGCGTCACGCTGCACCGCACGCCCGGCTCCGCCGTGACGCCGAAGGTGCGGACGCTGGGGGCGATGGCCTCGGCCGTTCCCGAACGCAAGACAGTGCCGGTCAGTCCCGGCGGCGGGGCGTGGGGGACCGAGCTGAACGTGCCCCGCCGCTCTCAGAGCATCCACCAGGGCCACTACCCCGAGTGGGACGGCGGCGGTCAGGCGTGGTGCAGCCCGACCTCGACCACGATGGTCCTCGGCTACTGGGGCAGGTGGCCCAGCGCGCAGGACACCTCCTGGGTCGACCCGTCCGACCCCAACCCCGAGGTGGACTACGCCGCCCGATACACCTACGACCACGCCTACCAGGGCGCCGGCAACTGGCCGTTCAACACCGCCTACGCCGGCCGCTACGGCATGGAGGGGTTCATCACCCGGCTGCGTTCGCTGACCGAGCTGGAGCGCCTGATCGCCGCCGGCATCCCGGTGATCACTTCCCAGTCGTTCAAGAAGGGCGAACTGCCCGGCGCGGGATACGGCACCGACGGCCACATCATGGTGGTGGTGGGCTTCACCGCCACCGGCGACGTCATCGCCAACGACCCCGCCTCGCCGAGCAACGACGCGGTGCGCCGGATCTACCCGCGGGCCGACTTCGAGAACATCTGGCTGCGCAGCTCCAGCAGTGGCGGCGTCGTCTACGTCATCCACCCGCCGGGCCACGCCCTGCCCCCCACCGTCCCGGGGCTGCCCGCCAACTGGTAG
- a CDS encoding RNA methyltransferase, with protein sequence MPAVQRINSRNARFQQWESLLTNRNKRTRAREFLVQGVRPISLAVEYGWPIHALIYDGKRNLSKWAEELLRTVRTERISMAPDMLADLGEKNETPPEVIAVVGMPADDLGRIRVDDDFLGVLFDRPTSPGNIGSIIRSADAFGAHGLIVAGHAADVYDSKSVRASTGSLFALPAVRVPSPGEVTGWVDAQRAHGRPIVLVGTDEHGECDVFDFDLTQPTLLLIGNETTGLSSAWRELCDHMVSIPMTGAASSLNAANAATAVLYEAARQRIAAGRRSAVGS encoded by the coding sequence GTGCCAGCGGTCCAGCGGATCAACTCACGCAACGCTCGTTTCCAGCAGTGGGAGTCGCTGCTGACCAACCGCAACAAGCGGACCCGAGCTCGGGAGTTCCTGGTCCAGGGCGTCCGTCCGATCTCGCTCGCGGTGGAGTACGGCTGGCCGATCCACGCGCTCATCTACGACGGGAAGCGGAATCTGTCGAAGTGGGCGGAGGAGCTGCTGCGGACGGTGCGGACCGAGCGGATCTCGATGGCTCCGGACATGCTGGCGGACCTGGGTGAGAAGAACGAGACGCCGCCCGAGGTCATCGCCGTCGTGGGGATGCCCGCCGACGACCTCGGCCGCATCAGGGTCGACGACGACTTCCTGGGCGTCCTGTTCGACCGGCCGACGAGCCCGGGGAACATCGGGAGCATCATCCGCTCGGCGGACGCCTTCGGCGCGCACGGGCTGATCGTGGCCGGCCACGCCGCCGATGTGTACGACTCGAAGTCGGTCCGGGCGAGCACCGGCTCGCTGTTCGCGCTGCCCGCCGTCCGGGTGCCGTCGCCGGGCGAGGTGACCGGCTGGGTGGACGCCCAGCGGGCGCACGGAAGGCCGATAGTGCTGGTCGGCACGGACGAGCACGGTGAGTGCGACGTCTTCGACTTCGACCTCACCCAGCCGACGCTGCTGCTGATCGGCAACGAGACCACCGGGCTCAGCAGCGCGTGGCGCGAGCTGTGCGACCACATGGTCAGCATCCCGATGACCGGGGCCGCGAGCTCGCTGAACGCGGCGAACGCCGCGACCGCGGTCCTCTACGAGGCGGCCCGGCAGCGGATCGCCGCCGGGAGGCGGTCGGCGGTCGGGTCCTGA
- a CDS encoding GDSL-type esterase/lipase family protein — MHTPARRLSATDPSLTYRGAVSLQEVDGGIAPWRIPFADRALFFPEGGMGRAAMPSGVRVTFVTDATWVRCRYSARPAPEMDGPPVVGHVDVVVDGDLAAGVRLETGGAVGEFLVEGLPGRDKKVELWLPCLNQFVMHGVEVPTDATVRRDVEPAPRWVHYGSSESQGRGALSPSRTWLATVARSLGLDLTSLAIGAGCHLQPLYGSLMRDLPADLLTCCVGINIYGTRSLNEFTYQANLIGLVRSVREKHPTTPFVVMSHHHSPWHDPLETPGVFSLKQVREHTRLAVERLREHGDENLFYLHGPDVFGPEWTALYLEPPGIDPLHFNARGHEIMAEAFQRGLLDLVPGLRPVPARIS, encoded by the coding sequence ATGCACACACCAGCACGTCGGCTGTCGGCGACGGATCCGTCGCTGACCTATCGCGGCGCGGTCTCCCTCCAGGAAGTCGACGGCGGCATAGCGCCTTGGCGGATCCCCTTCGCGGACCGCGCGCTTTTCTTCCCGGAGGGCGGCATGGGCCGGGCCGCGATGCCCTCGGGCGTCCGGGTGACGTTCGTGACCGACGCCACGTGGGTGCGCTGCCGATATTCCGCCCGGCCGGCCCCCGAGATGGACGGGCCGCCCGTCGTCGGCCACGTGGACGTCGTGGTGGACGGCGATCTGGCGGCCGGCGTCCGGCTGGAGACCGGCGGGGCGGTCGGCGAGTTCCTGGTCGAGGGCCTGCCCGGCAGGGACAAAAAGGTGGAGCTCTGGCTGCCCTGCCTGAACCAGTTCGTCATGCACGGAGTGGAGGTGCCCACGGACGCCACGGTCCGGCGGGACGTCGAACCGGCTCCGAGGTGGGTGCATTACGGCTCCTCCGAATCCCAGGGACGGGGGGCGCTCTCGCCGAGCCGCACCTGGCTCGCCACGGTCGCGAGATCCCTCGGGCTGGATCTGACCTCGCTGGCCATCGGGGCGGGGTGCCACCTGCAGCCCCTCTACGGCTCGCTCATGCGAGACCTTCCGGCGGACCTGCTCACCTGCTGCGTGGGCATCAACATCTACGGCACCCGCAGCCTGAACGAGTTCACCTACCAGGCGAACCTGATCGGGTTGGTGCGGAGCGTGCGGGAGAAGCATCCCACGACCCCGTTCGTCGTCATGTCGCATCACCATTCGCCCTGGCATGATCCCCTGGAGACCCCCGGTGTCTTCTCTCTGAAGCAGGTCCGCGAGCACACCCGACTGGCGGTCGAGCGGCTACGCGAGCACGGCGACGAGAATCTGTTCTATCTGCATGGCCCGGATGTTTTCGGACCGGAATGGACGGCCCTGTATCTGGAGCCCCCGGGGATCGACCCGCTGCATTTCAACGCCAGGGGCCACGAGATCATGGCCGAGGCCTTCCAGCGCGGCCTGCTCGATCTCGTCCCCGGGTTGAGGCCGGTCCCGGCCCGGATCAGTTGA
- the clpX gene encoding ATP-dependent Clp protease ATP-binding subunit ClpX, which yields MESVEITYCSFCNKSQHEVVKVIAGPEVYICDECVELCNEILSEEKAEDDKKSKKRKFHDIARAEPPRPSWLYDRLSDYVIGQEEAKRDVAVAVHRHFLRSRVRGAHGYDKNNLLLIGPTGSGKTLLAKALAAALDLPLAIVDATTYTEAGYVGEDVEGMFKDLLKVAGGNREAAESGIIYIDEIDKLARKSVNPSITRDVSGEGVQQALLNILSGTDVTYDPKSNRKHPSSDRTAVNTEGILFIGGGSFEGLTRIVADRLVRTRLKTPQQVAAEPGRILTEAGQEDLIAFGLMPEFAARFTTISAFEPLSADHLRSILHSTPQSPIRQYQALLSEHRCDLTVTDGAVEELVQRALREQAGARGLHRVLDRTMRDVLFLLPDRKDIHSCLVDEDVVRGARPATLLDKKGRPVAVKRDRVFISYSRKDRAWLTELTTMLGPLIRNNALNVWYDQEIKPSRLWRDEINQALASTSVAVMLVSPEFLNSTFITAEELPYFLKAAKTENVKILWVLVENCLYEETPIAAYQAAHDIRTPLAALPRARRQEAWLRICQRIKQAAES from the coding sequence GTGGAATCCGTAGAGATCACTTACTGCAGTTTCTGCAACAAATCCCAGCACGAGGTAGTTAAGGTGATCGCGGGGCCCGAGGTATACATCTGCGATGAGTGCGTGGAGCTGTGCAACGAGATCCTCTCCGAGGAGAAGGCCGAAGACGACAAGAAATCCAAAAAGCGGAAATTCCATGACATAGCGCGCGCTGAGCCTCCCAGGCCGTCCTGGCTGTACGACCGGCTGTCCGATTACGTCATCGGCCAGGAGGAGGCCAAACGCGATGTCGCCGTGGCCGTCCACCGTCATTTCCTCCGCTCCCGGGTCCGCGGCGCCCACGGCTACGACAAGAACAACCTCCTCCTCATCGGCCCGACCGGTTCCGGCAAGACGCTCCTGGCCAAGGCGCTGGCCGCGGCTCTCGACCTCCCCCTCGCGATCGTCGACGCCACGACGTACACGGAGGCCGGCTATGTCGGCGAAGACGTCGAGGGCATGTTCAAGGACCTCCTCAAGGTGGCCGGCGGCAACCGGGAGGCCGCCGAGAGCGGCATCATCTACATCGACGAAATAGACAAGCTCGCCCGCAAGTCGGTCAACCCCAGCATCACGCGCGACGTCTCCGGGGAGGGCGTCCAGCAGGCGCTGCTCAACATATTGAGCGGGACGGACGTCACCTACGACCCGAAGAGCAACCGCAAGCACCCCTCCAGCGACCGCACGGCCGTCAACACCGAGGGGATCCTGTTCATCGGCGGCGGGTCGTTCGAAGGGCTCACCCGCATCGTGGCCGACCGCCTGGTGCGGACGCGGCTGAAGACACCGCAGCAGGTCGCGGCGGAGCCGGGGAGGATCCTGACCGAGGCCGGTCAGGAGGACCTGATCGCCTTCGGGCTCATGCCGGAGTTCGCCGCCCGGTTCACCACCATCAGCGCCTTCGAGCCGCTGAGCGCCGATCATCTCCGCTCCATCCTGCACTCGACGCCGCAGTCGCCGATCCGGCAGTACCAGGCGTTGCTGAGCGAGCACCGCTGCGATCTCACGGTCACCGACGGAGCGGTGGAGGAGCTCGTCCAGCGGGCGCTCAGGGAGCAGGCGGGGGCGCGCGGGCTGCACCGCGTCCTCGACCGGACCATGCGCGACGTGCTGTTCCTGCTCCCCGACAGGAAGGACATCCATTCCTGCCTCGTGGACGAAGACGTCGTCAGGGGAGCGCGCCCCGCGACTCTCCTGGACAAGAAGGGGCGGCCGGTGGCCGTGAAACGCGACCGCGTCTTCATCAGCTACAGCAGGAAGGACCGCGCGTGGCTGACGGAGCTGACGACCATGCTCGGCCCCCTGATCCGCAACAACGCGCTCAACGTCTGGTACGACCAGGAGATCAAGCCGAGCCGATTGTGGCGTGATGAGATCAACCAGGCACTGGCCTCCACCAGTGTCGCCGTCATGCTCGTCAGCCCGGAGTTCCTGAACTCCACGTTCATCACCGCCGAGGAGCTCCCCTACTTCCTCAAAGCGGCCAAGACGGAGAACGTCAAGATCCTCTGGGTCCTGGTGGAGAACTGCCTCTACGAGGAGACGCCCATCGCGGCCTACCAGGCCGCCCACGACATCCGCACCCCCCTCGCCGCCCTCCCCAGGGCCAGACGCCAGGAGGCGTGGCTGCGCATCTGCCAGCGGATCAAGCAGGCCGCCGAGTCGTAG
- a CDS encoding alpha/beta fold hydrolase — MTEMASGNGAATAMSKVLSSDGTAIAFERVGQGPALILVGGALSHRALPGMVELTGLLSRHFTVVNYDRRGRGDSGDREPYAVEREIEDLDAMINMVGGSASVWGISSGGVLALKAAAHGLAINKLALYEPPFVAGGSGRRPPADHQERLTRLVAAGRRSEAAAYFMTKVVGVPSVLVAAMRLLPRWSRLKAVANTLPYDAAVMGDYSLPVRQLGLITVPTLVMAGERSPAVRRQAARELTEAVPTARHRPLEEQNHNVSMKALAPVLVEYFKD; from the coding sequence ATGACTGAGATGGCGTCGGGCAACGGCGCGGCCACCGCCATGAGCAAAGTCCTTTCGAGTGACGGCACCGCCATCGCCTTCGAACGGGTGGGGCAGGGGCCGGCGCTCATCCTGGTGGGCGGGGCGCTCAGCCACCGGGCGCTGCCGGGGATGGTGGAGCTGACCGGGCTGCTGTCGCGGCACTTCACCGTCGTCAACTACGACCGCCGAGGCCGGGGCGACAGCGGGGACAGGGAGCCGTACGCGGTGGAGCGGGAGATCGAAGATCTCGACGCCATGATCAACATGGTGGGCGGGTCGGCGTCGGTGTGGGGCATCTCCTCCGGGGGAGTCCTCGCCCTCAAGGCGGCGGCGCACGGCCTGGCCATCAACAAGCTGGCGCTGTACGAACCACCGTTCGTGGCCGGTGGCAGTGGCCGCCGGCCACCGGCCGATCACCAGGAGCGGCTGACGCGGCTGGTCGCGGCCGGGCGGCGGAGCGAGGCGGCCGCCTACTTCATGACGAAGGTGGTCGGCGTCCCCTCGGTGCTCGTGGCGGCGATGCGGCTGCTGCCCCGGTGGTCACGGCTCAAGGCGGTGGCCAACACGCTGCCCTACGACGCCGCGGTGATGGGGGACTACTCGTTACCGGTCAGGCAGCTGGGCCTGATCACGGTGCCGACGCTCGTGATGGCCGGGGAGAGGAGCCCGGCGGTGCGGCGACAGGCGGCGCGGGAGCTCACCGAGGCCGTCCCCACCGCGCGGCACCGCCCGCTGGAGGAGCAGAACCACAACGTGTCGATGAAGGCCCTCGCGCCCGTGCTGGTGGAGTACTTCAAAGACTGA
- a CDS encoding LuxR C-terminal-related transcriptional regulator — protein MYTNFSLSELDVRIIESIAAGERTIHIAAKLYLSRQGVEYHVSKMLQNLRVPNRPALVAKAYSMGILAAGTWPPEVRKENVN, from the coding sequence ATGTATACCAACTTCTCGCTATCGGAACTGGATGTCCGGATCATTGAAAGCATCGCCGCCGGAGAGCGCACCATACATATCGCGGCCAAGCTCTATCTGAGCCGCCAGGGGGTCGAGTATCACGTCAGCAAGATGTTGCAGAACCTCAGAGTTCCCAATCGCCCCGCTCTCGTGGCCAAAGCCTATTCCATGGGAATCCTCGCCGCCGGCACCTGGCCGCCGGAGGTCCGGAAGGAAAACGTCAACTGA
- a CDS encoding class I SAM-dependent methyltransferase, producing the protein MTQQLVERYGDGVFNHATVTEDERLNALSQELDPASFRRLESLPFRSDWRCLELGAGTGTVARRLAERCPRGTVVATDLDLGLVGDRYGERANLSWLQHDLTRDDFPPGSSTSSTPATCSAICAAGNWTSPGSSAGWPPAAG; encoded by the coding sequence ATGACGCAGCAACTCGTCGAGCGTTATGGCGATGGTGTTTTCAACCACGCCACCGTGACCGAGGACGAGCGCCTGAACGCGCTGTCCCAGGAACTGGATCCGGCGTCGTTCCGGCGGCTGGAATCCCTGCCCTTCCGGTCCGACTGGCGCTGTCTGGAGCTGGGCGCGGGGACCGGTACGGTGGCCCGCCGGCTCGCCGAGCGCTGCCCCCGGGGCACCGTGGTCGCCACCGATCTCGATCTGGGGCTCGTCGGGGACCGGTACGGAGAGCGGGCCAACCTGTCATGGCTCCAGCACGACCTGACGCGTGACGACTTCCCTCCCGGGTCTTCGACTTCATCCACGCCCGCTACCTGTTCTGCCATCTGTGCAGCCGGGAACTGGACCTCGCCCGGGTCGTCAGCTGGCTGGCCCCCGGCGGCTGGCTGA
- a CDS encoding aminotransferase class V-fold PLP-dependent enzyme: protein MRTAVGRELPHEEVGRSWAAARGPAQGLHVDTAACGRTSRAVRDRVADHLALEAGVGGYVAEAAVTEELRGARDLLGALLGFDGDDLAFVESGSAALAQLLASWPVETGDRVWVLPSEWGPNLAAFSDRGLRVEFLAADGQGRLDVEALRRRLAADRPAMVHLTAAAAHRALVQPVAEAVAVCEPAEVPVVVDTAQALGQIDLPATGCAAVYGTGRKYLCGPRGVGYLGVRDPWQARLVPRAPALAVGTWPGEQRPVRRLESREASVAGRAGLATALREYHGLGPALIRERLHAVGSALRSALAGLPGWRLRDPLDAPGAIVSLEPQGRGHDVGRTRAGLLHHGVVSTVAGTERAPHDMTRPVLRFSPHVDITADDIHRLAALLAGLGA, encoded by the coding sequence GTGAGGACGGCCGTGGGCCGGGAGCTGCCGCACGAGGAGGTCGGGCGTAGCTGGGCCGCCGCGCGCGGACCGGCTCAGGGGCTGCACGTGGACACCGCCGCGTGCGGGCGGACCAGCCGGGCCGTCCGCGACCGCGTCGCCGACCACCTCGCCCTTGAGGCCGGAGTGGGCGGATACGTCGCGGAGGCCGCGGTCACGGAGGAACTGCGCGGAGCACGTGACCTGCTGGGCGCCCTGCTGGGCTTCGACGGCGACGACCTGGCCTTCGTGGAGAGCGGGTCGGCCGCGCTCGCGCAGTTGCTGGCCTCGTGGCCCGTCGAGACCGGGGACCGCGTGTGGGTGCTGCCCAGCGAGTGGGGGCCGAACCTGGCGGCGTTCAGCGACCGCGGGCTGCGCGTGGAGTTCCTCGCCGCAGACGGCCAGGGGCGGCTGGATGTGGAGGCCCTCCGCCGACGGCTGGCCGCGGACCGGCCGGCGATGGTGCATCTCACCGCCGCGGCGGCGCACCGTGCGCTGGTCCAGCCGGTGGCGGAGGCCGTGGCGGTGTGCGAGCCGGCCGAGGTGCCCGTCGTGGTCGACACCGCTCAGGCGCTGGGCCAGATCGATCTGCCGGCGACCGGCTGCGCGGCGGTCTACGGCACGGGCCGGAAATATCTCTGCGGCCCGCGCGGTGTGGGCTATCTGGGAGTACGGGATCCATGGCAGGCACGCCTGGTCCCCAGAGCCCCCGCGCTCGCCGTCGGGACGTGGCCCGGCGAGCAGCGGCCGGTGCGCCGTCTGGAGAGCCGTGAGGCGTCCGTCGCCGGCCGTGCCGGGCTGGCCACCGCACTGCGCGAATATCACGGGCTGGGCCCCGCCCTGATCAGGGAGCGGCTGCACGCCGTCGGCTCCGCGCTCCGCTCGGCGCTCGCCGGTCTCCCCGGCTGGCGGCTGCGGGACCCGCTCGACGCGCCCGGCGCGATCGTGTCCCTGGAGCCGCAGGGGCGAGGCCACGACGTCGGACGGACCCGTGCCGGACTGCTCCACCACGGGGTGGTCAGCACCGTCGCCGGAACGGAGCGGGCGCCGCACGACATGACCCGTCCGGTGCTGCGCTTCAGCCCGCACGTGGACATCACCGCCGACGACATCCACCGTCTCGCCGCCCTTCTGGCCGGACTCGGCGCCTGA
- a CDS encoding FkbO/Hyg5 family chorismatase encodes MLGAVGYSDRAGGPVVRDGHPSLTLSMRDDGGPAFTEVWRTTADVTSGRHKGLAYAHDGEYLFCCGRIEETADYVTSTEAAYLAAFELIELLGYPNVVRVWNMVNEINDVDDGGHNVYTQFCRGRAAAFEQRQMSERLIPAATCVGSHGGGVAFYFIACRSARVTNIENPRQTPAYRYPPRYGIKSPSFARATYLSSGSPVRSDYLFVSGTASILGCETVYKGDIERQCATTLDNISVLIGPGNLAKYGIGADLTLQDLDSVKVYVKRDADIPLVRRMCSGAFSGDAEVAYLNVDICRDDLLVEIEGMVTPERLTASGGA; translated from the coding sequence GTGCTGGGCGCGGTCGGATACTCGGATCGGGCCGGTGGTCCGGTCGTCCGGGACGGCCATCCGTCGCTGACGCTGTCGATGCGCGACGACGGGGGCCCGGCGTTCACGGAGGTGTGGCGGACCACCGCGGACGTGACGAGCGGGCGGCACAAGGGCCTGGCGTACGCGCACGACGGGGAGTATCTGTTTTGCTGCGGGCGGATCGAGGAGACCGCGGACTACGTCACCTCGACCGAGGCCGCCTACCTGGCGGCATTCGAGCTCATCGAGCTGCTCGGCTACCCGAACGTCGTCCGCGTGTGGAACATGGTCAACGAGATCAACGACGTGGACGACGGCGGCCACAACGTGTACACCCAGTTCTGCAGAGGCCGCGCGGCCGCGTTCGAGCAGCGGCAGATGTCGGAGCGGCTCATACCCGCCGCCACCTGCGTGGGGAGTCACGGCGGCGGTGTGGCGTTCTATTTCATCGCGTGCCGTTCGGCGCGGGTGACGAATATCGAGAATCCCCGGCAGACCCCCGCCTACCGCTATCCGCCGAGATACGGGATAAAGTCGCCCAGCTTCGCCCGGGCCACCTACCTGTCATCGGGGAGCCCCGTCCGGTCCGATTACCTGTTCGTCTCCGGGACCGCCAGCATACTTGGCTGCGAGACCGTCTATAAGGGTGACATCGAACGGCAGTGCGCCACGACGCTCGACAACATCTCGGTGCTCATCGGCCCGGGGAATCTCGCAAAGTATGGAATCGGCGCGGACCTGACGCTCCAGGACCTTGATTCCGTGAAAGTCTACGTGAAGCGCGACGCGGACATACCTCTCGTGCGGCGGATGTGTTCCGGCGCTTTCTCCGGGGACGCCGAAGTCGCCTATCTGAACGTGGACATATGCCGGGACGACCTCCTGGTGGAGATCGAGGGGATGGTCACGCCGGAGCGCCTGACGGCCTCCGGCGGAGCGTGA